In Malus sylvestris chromosome 16, drMalSylv7.2, whole genome shotgun sequence, the following are encoded in one genomic region:
- the LOC126607135 gene encoding origin of replication complex subunit 6-like isoform X4 — MKIYRKRLSAKTSKFTSRHFRVCSMAIPRLVSLSLPPQNPPISQRDRISEEMDLSDIARKLDLYDSKHVIRRAAELRRLCDIQFDSSIFGVGEVCKAVICLDIAATRSGLLFDRKKAITLSGMSEKAYTGCYNSMQNGLGVKNWQFSLGVFGSFALYRRPCLSSRRASADFTRPVFIAVAFYVCAKHKLKVDKLKLIELCGASETEFSSVSTSMKDLCFDVCGIEKEKKDPKDVKGNRELLDVLPEKRKLEDGGYSSDEGTEPSSYKRHKKIEKRAYEGWRTSVLTSNRETKAKVLCKRTRQTSLNLLKDVHVHIFRHMHLLQNMDPGDADCQQLEQLLLVLF; from the exons ATGAAAATTTACCGTAAGCGATTAAGCGCGAAAACCAGCAAATTTACTTCCCGCCATTTTCGAGTGTGCTCAATGGCAATACCTCgtctcgtctctctctctctccctccccaaAACCCACCAATCAGCCAGAGAGATCGCATCTCAGAAGAAATGGATCTCTCCGACATAGCAAGGAAGCTCGATCTCTACGACTCCAAGCACGTCATCCGACGAGCCGCCGAGCTCCGCCGTCTCTGCGACATCCAGTTCGACTCCTCCATATTCGGCGTT GGCGAGGTTTGCAAAGCTGTGATTTGCTTAGATATCGCCGCCACAAG ATCCGGGCTCCTATTCGATAGGAAAAAGGCGATAACGTTGAGTGGGATGTCTGAAAAGGCTTACACTGGATGCTACAATTCGATGCAGAACGGTCTCGGGGTCAA gaactgGCAATTCAGTTTGGGTGTGTTCGGATCATTCGCTTTGTACAGAAGGCCTTGTCTCT CTTCTCGGCGGGCAAGTGCTGATTTCACTCGTCCCGTGTTCATTGCTGTGGCATTCTATGTGTGTGCAAAACACAAG TTAAAGGTAGACAAGCTTAAGTTGATTGAGCTTTGCGGTGCATCTGAAACTGAATTCTCTTCC GTTTCGACTTCCATGAAAGACTTGTGCTTTGATGTTTGTGGaattgaaaaggaaaagaaagatcCCAAGGATGTGAAGGGGAATCGAG AGCTTCTAGATGTTTTGCCGGAGAAAAGGAAACTTGAGGATGGTGGCTATTCCTCCGATGAAGGAACTGAG CCTTCAAGTTACAAGCGGcacaaaaagatcgaaaagcgtGCCTACGAGGGTTGGAGAACCTCAGTCCTAACATCTAATAGAGAAACCAAGGCAAAAG TTCTTTGCAAGCGGACCAGACAAACTAGCCTAAACCTTCTGAAGGATGTACATGTACACATATTTCGCCATATGCATTTACTACAAAAT ATGGATCCGGGAGATGCCGATTGCCAGCAGCTGGAACAATTGCTTCTTGTGCTCTTCTAA
- the LOC126607135 gene encoding origin of replication complex subunit 6-like isoform X2 → MKIYRKRLSAKTSKFTSRHFRVCSMAIPRLVSLSLPPQNPPISQRDRISEEMDLSDIARKLDLYDSKHVIRRAAELRRLCDIQFDSSIFGVGEVCKAVICLDIAATRSGLLFDRKKAITLSGMSEKAYTGCYNSMQNGLGVKNWQFSLGVFGSFALYRRPCLSSRRASADFTRPVFIAVAFYVCAKHKLKVDKLKLIELCGASETEFSSVSTSMKDLCFDVCGIEKEKKDPKDVKGNRELLDVLPEKRKLEDGGYSSDEGTEPSSYKRHKKIEKRAYEGWRTSVLTSNRETKAKVLCKRTRQTSLNLLKDVHVHIFRHMHLLQNLVCFSIFSHCLHQKMDPGDADCQQLEQLLLVLF, encoded by the exons ATGAAAATTTACCGTAAGCGATTAAGCGCGAAAACCAGCAAATTTACTTCCCGCCATTTTCGAGTGTGCTCAATGGCAATACCTCgtctcgtctctctctctctccctccccaaAACCCACCAATCAGCCAGAGAGATCGCATCTCAGAAGAAATGGATCTCTCCGACATAGCAAGGAAGCTCGATCTCTACGACTCCAAGCACGTCATCCGACGAGCCGCCGAGCTCCGCCGTCTCTGCGACATCCAGTTCGACTCCTCCATATTCGGCGTT GGCGAGGTTTGCAAAGCTGTGATTTGCTTAGATATCGCCGCCACAAG ATCCGGGCTCCTATTCGATAGGAAAAAGGCGATAACGTTGAGTGGGATGTCTGAAAAGGCTTACACTGGATGCTACAATTCGATGCAGAACGGTCTCGGGGTCAA gaactgGCAATTCAGTTTGGGTGTGTTCGGATCATTCGCTTTGTACAGAAGGCCTTGTCTCT CTTCTCGGCGGGCAAGTGCTGATTTCACTCGTCCCGTGTTCATTGCTGTGGCATTCTATGTGTGTGCAAAACACAAG TTAAAGGTAGACAAGCTTAAGTTGATTGAGCTTTGCGGTGCATCTGAAACTGAATTCTCTTCC GTTTCGACTTCCATGAAAGACTTGTGCTTTGATGTTTGTGGaattgaaaaggaaaagaaagatcCCAAGGATGTGAAGGGGAATCGAG AGCTTCTAGATGTTTTGCCGGAGAAAAGGAAACTTGAGGATGGTGGCTATTCCTCCGATGAAGGAACTGAG CCTTCAAGTTACAAGCGGcacaaaaagatcgaaaagcgtGCCTACGAGGGTTGGAGAACCTCAGTCCTAACATCTAATAGAGAAACCAAGGCAAAAG TTCTTTGCAAGCGGACCAGACAAACTAGCCTAAACCTTCTGAAGGATGTACATGTACACATATTTCGCCATATGCATTTACTACAAAAT TTGGTCTGCTTCTCTATATTTTCACATTGCCTCCACCAAAAG ATGGATCCGGGAGATGCCGATTGCCAGCAGCTGGAACAATTGCTTCTTGTGCTCTTCTAA
- the LOC126607142 gene encoding sphinganine C4-monooxygenase 1-like: MGIEVSDELLGTFVPVLIYWAYSGIYVLLDSFEKYRLHTKKDEDEKNSVSKRTVVKGVLLQQTVQAIVAIILFTVTGNDGGDEGTKSSFIDLARQFVTAMVVLDTWQYFMHRYMHHNKFLYKHIHSQHHRLVVPYAFGALYNHPVEGLLLDTVGGALSFLLSGMSPRTSIFFFSFATIKTVDDHCGLWLPGNLFHALFRNNSAYHDIHHQLYGTKYNFSQPFFVMWDRILGTYMPYSLEKRAGGGFEVRPTKVEKEN; the protein is encoded by the exons ATGGGAATCGAGGTTTCCGATGAGCTGTTGGGAACTTTCGTCCCGGTTTTGATTTATTGGGCGTATTCGGGGATTTACGTGCTGCTGGATTCGTTCGAGAAGTACCGTTTGCACACCAAGAAGGACGAGGACGAGAAGAATTCGGTCTCCAAGCGAACGGTGGTCAAAGGGGTTCTTCTGCAGCAGACGGTTCAGGCTATTGTTGCTATTATCCTGTTCACG GTGACAGGAAATGATGGCGGGGATGAAGGTACAAAGTCTTCTTTCATTGATCTAGCAAGACAGTTTGTTACCGCAATGGTGGTTTTGGATACCTGGCAATACTTTATGCATAGATATATGCACCACAACAAGTTCTTATACAAACATATCCATTCCCAACATCACCGACTTGTTGTACCCTATGCATTTGGAGCTCTGTACAATCATCCTGTGGAGGGACTTCTCCTTGATACAGTTGGTGGGGCCTTATCTTTTCTCCTCTCTGGTATGTCTCCTAGAACCTCcatattcttcttctcctttgcTACCATCAAAACAGTAGACGATCATTGTGGATTGTGGCTTCCGGGGAACCTCTTCCATGCATTGTTCAGAAATAATAGTGCTTACCACGACATCCACCACCAGCTCTATGGAACCAAGTATAACTTCTCCCAGCCATTCTTTGTTATGTGGGATAGAATACTTGGTACGTACATGCCTTACTCATTAGAGAAGAGAGCAGGTGGGGGCTTTGAAGTGCGGCCTACGAAAGTAGAGAAGGAGAACTGA
- the LOC126607135 gene encoding origin of replication complex subunit 6-like isoform X3 has protein sequence MKIYRKRLSAKTSKFTSRHFRVCSMAIPRLVSLSLPPQNPPISQRDRISEEMDLSDIARKLDLYDSKHVIRRAAELRRLCDIQFDSSIFGVGEVCKAVICLDIAATRSGLLFDRKKAITLSGMSEKAYTGCYNSMQNGLGVKNWQFSLGVFGSFALYRRPCLSSRRASADFTRPVFIAVAFYVCAKHKLKVDKLKLIELCGASETEFSSVSTSMKDLCFDVCGIEKEKKDPKDVKGNRELLDVLPEKRKLEDGGYSSDEGTEPSSYKRHKKIEKRAYEGWRTSVLTSNRETKAKVLCKRTRQTSLNLLKDVHLVCFSIFSHCLHQKMDPGDADCQQLEQLLLVLF, from the exons ATGAAAATTTACCGTAAGCGATTAAGCGCGAAAACCAGCAAATTTACTTCCCGCCATTTTCGAGTGTGCTCAATGGCAATACCTCgtctcgtctctctctctctccctccccaaAACCCACCAATCAGCCAGAGAGATCGCATCTCAGAAGAAATGGATCTCTCCGACATAGCAAGGAAGCTCGATCTCTACGACTCCAAGCACGTCATCCGACGAGCCGCCGAGCTCCGCCGTCTCTGCGACATCCAGTTCGACTCCTCCATATTCGGCGTT GGCGAGGTTTGCAAAGCTGTGATTTGCTTAGATATCGCCGCCACAAG ATCCGGGCTCCTATTCGATAGGAAAAAGGCGATAACGTTGAGTGGGATGTCTGAAAAGGCTTACACTGGATGCTACAATTCGATGCAGAACGGTCTCGGGGTCAA gaactgGCAATTCAGTTTGGGTGTGTTCGGATCATTCGCTTTGTACAGAAGGCCTTGTCTCT CTTCTCGGCGGGCAAGTGCTGATTTCACTCGTCCCGTGTTCATTGCTGTGGCATTCTATGTGTGTGCAAAACACAAG TTAAAGGTAGACAAGCTTAAGTTGATTGAGCTTTGCGGTGCATCTGAAACTGAATTCTCTTCC GTTTCGACTTCCATGAAAGACTTGTGCTTTGATGTTTGTGGaattgaaaaggaaaagaaagatcCCAAGGATGTGAAGGGGAATCGAG AGCTTCTAGATGTTTTGCCGGAGAAAAGGAAACTTGAGGATGGTGGCTATTCCTCCGATGAAGGAACTGAG CCTTCAAGTTACAAGCGGcacaaaaagatcgaaaagcgtGCCTACGAGGGTTGGAGAACCTCAGTCCTAACATCTAATAGAGAAACCAAGGCAAAAG TTCTTTGCAAGCGGACCAGACAAACTAGCCTAAACCTTCTGAAGGATGTACAT TTGGTCTGCTTCTCTATATTTTCACATTGCCTCCACCAAAAG ATGGATCCGGGAGATGCCGATTGCCAGCAGCTGGAACAATTGCTTCTTGTGCTCTTCTAA
- the LOC126607135 gene encoding origin of replication complex subunit 6-like isoform X5 translates to MKIYRKRLSAKTSKFTSRHFRVCSMAIPRLVSLSLPPQNPPISQRDRISEEMDLSDIARKLDLYDSKHVIRRAAELRRLCDIQFDSSIFGVGEVCKAVICLDIAATRSGLLFDRKKAITLSGMSEKAYTGCYNSMQNGLGVKNWQFSLGVFGSFALYRRPCLSSRRASADFTRPVFIAVAFYVCAKHKLKVDKLKLIELCGASETEFSSVSTSMKDLCFDVCGIEKEKKDPKDVKGNRELLDVLPEKRKLEDGGYSSDEGTEPSSYKRHKKIEKRAYEGWRTSVLTSNRETKAKVLCKRTRQTSLNLLKDVHMDPGDADCQQLEQLLLVLF, encoded by the exons ATGAAAATTTACCGTAAGCGATTAAGCGCGAAAACCAGCAAATTTACTTCCCGCCATTTTCGAGTGTGCTCAATGGCAATACCTCgtctcgtctctctctctctccctccccaaAACCCACCAATCAGCCAGAGAGATCGCATCTCAGAAGAAATGGATCTCTCCGACATAGCAAGGAAGCTCGATCTCTACGACTCCAAGCACGTCATCCGACGAGCCGCCGAGCTCCGCCGTCTCTGCGACATCCAGTTCGACTCCTCCATATTCGGCGTT GGCGAGGTTTGCAAAGCTGTGATTTGCTTAGATATCGCCGCCACAAG ATCCGGGCTCCTATTCGATAGGAAAAAGGCGATAACGTTGAGTGGGATGTCTGAAAAGGCTTACACTGGATGCTACAATTCGATGCAGAACGGTCTCGGGGTCAA gaactgGCAATTCAGTTTGGGTGTGTTCGGATCATTCGCTTTGTACAGAAGGCCTTGTCTCT CTTCTCGGCGGGCAAGTGCTGATTTCACTCGTCCCGTGTTCATTGCTGTGGCATTCTATGTGTGTGCAAAACACAAG TTAAAGGTAGACAAGCTTAAGTTGATTGAGCTTTGCGGTGCATCTGAAACTGAATTCTCTTCC GTTTCGACTTCCATGAAAGACTTGTGCTTTGATGTTTGTGGaattgaaaaggaaaagaaagatcCCAAGGATGTGAAGGGGAATCGAG AGCTTCTAGATGTTTTGCCGGAGAAAAGGAAACTTGAGGATGGTGGCTATTCCTCCGATGAAGGAACTGAG CCTTCAAGTTACAAGCGGcacaaaaagatcgaaaagcgtGCCTACGAGGGTTGGAGAACCTCAGTCCTAACATCTAATAGAGAAACCAAGGCAAAAG TTCTTTGCAAGCGGACCAGACAAACTAGCCTAAACCTTCTGAAGGATGTACAT ATGGATCCGGGAGATGCCGATTGCCAGCAGCTGGAACAATTGCTTCTTGTGCTCTTCTAA
- the LOC126607135 gene encoding origin of replication complex subunit 6-like isoform X1: protein MKIYRKRLSAKTSKFTSRHFRVCSMAIPRLVSLSLPPQNPPISQRDRISEEMDLSDIARKLDLYDSKHVIRRAAELRRLCDIQFDSSIFGVGEVCKAVICLDIAATRSGLLFDRKKAITLSGMSEKAYTGCYNSMQNGLGVKNWQFSLGVFGSFALYRRPCLSSRRASADFTRPVFIAVAFYVCAKHKLKVDKLKLIELCGASETEFSSVSTSMKDLCFDVCGIEKEKKDPKDVKGNRELLDVLPEKRKLEDGGYSSDEGTEAKPRRVSRRESFLVDQSPFMLFFGHLRQPLGFQIDDEFDTSSKKKIYLLSTSRRRLHPQTATIQTLKRKATLPSHHHNLQIPANRLLCKILCTKKVLFY from the exons ATGAAAATTTACCGTAAGCGATTAAGCGCGAAAACCAGCAAATTTACTTCCCGCCATTTTCGAGTGTGCTCAATGGCAATACCTCgtctcgtctctctctctctccctccccaaAACCCACCAATCAGCCAGAGAGATCGCATCTCAGAAGAAATGGATCTCTCCGACATAGCAAGGAAGCTCGATCTCTACGACTCCAAGCACGTCATCCGACGAGCCGCCGAGCTCCGCCGTCTCTGCGACATCCAGTTCGACTCCTCCATATTCGGCGTT GGCGAGGTTTGCAAAGCTGTGATTTGCTTAGATATCGCCGCCACAAG ATCCGGGCTCCTATTCGATAGGAAAAAGGCGATAACGTTGAGTGGGATGTCTGAAAAGGCTTACACTGGATGCTACAATTCGATGCAGAACGGTCTCGGGGTCAA gaactgGCAATTCAGTTTGGGTGTGTTCGGATCATTCGCTTTGTACAGAAGGCCTTGTCTCT CTTCTCGGCGGGCAAGTGCTGATTTCACTCGTCCCGTGTTCATTGCTGTGGCATTCTATGTGTGTGCAAAACACAAG TTAAAGGTAGACAAGCTTAAGTTGATTGAGCTTTGCGGTGCATCTGAAACTGAATTCTCTTCC GTTTCGACTTCCATGAAAGACTTGTGCTTTGATGTTTGTGGaattgaaaaggaaaagaaagatcCCAAGGATGTGAAGGGGAATCGAG AGCTTCTAGATGTTTTGCCGGAGAAAAGGAAACTTGAGGATGGTGGCTATTCCTCCGATGAAGGAACTGAG gccaaaccacggcgagttagtcgtcgagaaag ttttctcGTGGATCAGTCACCTTTCATGTTATTtttcggccatctccggcaaccattgggctttcaaatag atgacgaattcgataccagttcaaaaaaaaaaatctatctgTTATCAACCTCACGCCGCCGTCTCCATCCGCAAACTGCCACAATTCAAACCCTGAAAAGGAAAGCCACGCTCCCATCCCACCACCACAATCTCCAAATTCCGGCGAACAGATTACTCTGCAAAATCCTCTGCACTAAAAAAGTACTGTTCTACTAA
- the LOC126607147 gene encoding origin of replication complex subunit 6-like, whose product MLCFVRCPCNSANYKMLDKMLLRASASRRASAAFTRPVFIAVAFYLCAKKHKLKVDKLKLIELCGASETEFSSVSTSLKDLCFDVCGTEKEKKDPKDVKGNGELLDVLPEKRKLEGGN is encoded by the exons ATGCTTTGTTTTGTTCGCTGCCCTTGTAATTCTGCCAACTACAAAATGCTCGACAAAATGCTTCTGAGAGCATCAG CTTCTCGGAGGGCAAGTGCTGCTTTCACTCGACCCGTGTTCATTGCTGTGGCATTCTATTTGTGTGCGAAAAAACACAAG TTAAAGGTAGACAAGCTTAAGTTGATTGAGCTTTGCGGTGCATCTGAAACTGAATTCTCTTCC GTTTCGACTTCCTTGAAAGACTTGTGCTTTGATGTTTGTGGaactgaaaaggaaaagaaggatcCCAAGGATGTGAAAGGGAACGGAG AGCTCCTAGATGTTTTGCCGGAGAAAAGGAAACTTGAGGGTGGGAACTGA
- the LOC126607140 gene encoding origin of replication complex subunit 6-like — protein sequence MDLSDIARKLDLYDSKHVIRRADEPTSRRAAELRRLCDIQFDFSIIGVGEVCKAVICLEIAATRSGLLFDRKKATTLSGMSEKAYTRCCNSMQNGLGVNYKTRFLASLPASRRASADFTRPVFIAVAFYVCAKHKLRVDKLKLIELCGASETEFSSVSTSMEDLCFDVCGTEKEKKDPKDVKGNRELLDVLPEKRKLEDGGYSSDEVTELSSYKRHKKIEKRAYEGWKTSVLTSNRETKAKFLCKRNRQTSLNLLKDVHVHVSQTQNLEAV from the exons ATGGATCTTTCCGACATAGCAAGGAAGCTCGACCTCTACGACTCCAAGCACGTCATCCGACGAGCCGACGAGCCGACGAGCCGACGAGCCGCCGAGCTCCGCCGTCTCTGCGACATCCAGTTCGACTTCTCCATAATCGGCGTC GGCGAGGTTTGCAAAGCTGTGATTTGCTTAGAAATCGCCGCCACAAG ATCCGGGCTCCTATTCGATAGGAAAAAGGCGACAACGTTGAGTGGGATGTCTGAAAAGGCTTACACCAGATGCTGCAATTCGATGCAGAACGGTCTCGGGGTCAA TTACAAGACTCGGTTTCTTGCATCGTTGCCAGCTTCTCGGCGGGCAAGTGCTGATTTCACTCGTCCCGTGTTCATTGCTGTGGCATTCTATGTGTGTGCAAAACACAAG CTAAGGGTAGACAAGCTTAAGTTGATTGAGCTTTGCGGTGCATCTGAAACTGAATTCTCTTCC GTTTCGACTTccatggaagacttgtgcttTGATGTTTGTGGaactgaaaaggaaaagaaagatcCCAAGGATGTGAAGGGGAACCGAG AGCTTCTGGATGTTTTGCCGGAGAAAAGGAAACTTGAGGATGGCGGCTATTCCTCCGATGAAGTAACTGAG CTTTCAAGTTACAAGCGGcataaaaagattgaaaagcgTGCCTACGAGGGTTGGAAAACCTCAGTTCTCACATCTAATAGAGAAACcaaggcaaaat TTCTTTGCAAGCGGAACAGACAAACTAGCCTAAAC CTTCTGAAGGATGTACATGTACACGTATCCCAAACTCAGAACTTGGAGGCTGTATAG
- the LOC126607135 gene encoding origin of replication complex subunit 6-like isoform X6, translated as MKIYRKRLSAKTSKFTSRHFRVCSMAIPRLVSLSLPPQNPPISQRDRISEEMDLSDIARKLDLYDSKHVIRRAAELRRLCDIQFDSSIFGVGEVCKAVICLDIAATRSGLLFDRKKAITLSGMSEKAYTGCYNSMQNGLGVKWVFHFSFGSSDFDELAIQFGCVRIIRFVQKALSLYKTRFLASLPASRRASADFTRPVFIAVAFYVCAKHKLKVDKLKLIELCGASETEFSSVSTSMKDLCFDVCGIEKEKKDPKDVKGNRELLDVLPEKRKLEDGGYSSDEGTEPSSYKRHKKIEKRAYEGWRTSVLTSNRETKAKVLCKRTRQTSLNLLKDVHVHIFRHMHLLQNLVCFSIFSHCLHQKMDPGDADCQQLEQLLLVLF; from the exons ATGAAAATTTACCGTAAGCGATTAAGCGCGAAAACCAGCAAATTTACTTCCCGCCATTTTCGAGTGTGCTCAATGGCAATACCTCgtctcgtctctctctctctccctccccaaAACCCACCAATCAGCCAGAGAGATCGCATCTCAGAAGAAATGGATCTCTCCGACATAGCAAGGAAGCTCGATCTCTACGACTCCAAGCACGTCATCCGACGAGCCGCCGAGCTCCGCCGTCTCTGCGACATCCAGTTCGACTCCTCCATATTCGGCGTT GGCGAGGTTTGCAAAGCTGTGATTTGCTTAGATATCGCCGCCACAAG ATCCGGGCTCCTATTCGATAGGAAAAAGGCGATAACGTTGAGTGGGATGTCTGAAAAGGCTTACACTGGATGCTACAATTCGATGCAGAACGGTCTCGGGGTCAAGTGGGTTTTCCATTTCTCATTTGGTTCTTCTGATTTCGAC gaactgGCAATTCAGTTTGGGTGTGTTCGGATCATTCGCTTTGTACAGAAGGCCTTGTCTCT TTACAAGACTCGGTTTCTTGCATCGTTGCCAGCTTCTCGGCGGGCAAGTGCTGATTTCACTCGTCCCGTGTTCATTGCTGTGGCATTCTATGTGTGTGCAAAACACAAG TTAAAGGTAGACAAGCTTAAGTTGATTGAGCTTTGCGGTGCATCTGAAACTGAATTCTCTTCC GTTTCGACTTCCATGAAAGACTTGTGCTTTGATGTTTGTGGaattgaaaaggaaaagaaagatcCCAAGGATGTGAAGGGGAATCGAG AGCTTCTAGATGTTTTGCCGGAGAAAAGGAAACTTGAGGATGGTGGCTATTCCTCCGATGAAGGAACTGAG CCTTCAAGTTACAAGCGGcacaaaaagatcgaaaagcgtGCCTACGAGGGTTGGAGAACCTCAGTCCTAACATCTAATAGAGAAACCAAGGCAAAAG TTCTTTGCAAGCGGACCAGACAAACTAGCCTAAACCTTCTGAAGGATGTACATGTACACATATTTCGCCATATGCATTTACTACAAAAT TTGGTCTGCTTCTCTATATTTTCACATTGCCTCCACCAAAAG ATGGATCCGGGAGATGCCGATTGCCAGCAGCTGGAACAATTGCTTCTTGTGCTCTTCTAA
- the LOC126607137 gene encoding uncharacterized protein LOC126607137 codes for MATELEELVGFLSSPSPAVTKAAVDIVRGLTGSDDGLQSLANYSKILLPSLSRLLAGNKEVAEPAAEALVNLSQNSGLVAKMVDMGMINVAMDVLYKPGSSISPLLVMLLVNLTQLDVGVTSLLQTGDEKMQGLYVMKLVRSFCRSSDEASEDPFEHVGSILVNISKQEAGRKLLLDPKRGLLRQIIRQFDSPSPLRRKGVSGTIRNCCFEAESQLQNLLLISEFLWPALLLPVAGNKIYSEQDRSKMPLEVGSALSIEREPVDDPEIRVQALEAIYLITLQEAGLRAFWSVNGPRIIQVGYEDEEDLKVMGAYEQLGALLINSSGTEEPTTETSN; via the exons ATGGCGACGGAACTGGAAGAGCTAGTGGGATTTCTATCCTCTCCATCTCCAGCA GTGACAAAGGCAGCTGTTGATATCGTTCGGGGACTAACTGGCTCCGACGACGGCCTGCAGTCTTTGGCCAATTATTCGAAGATTCTGCTTCCGTCGTTATCTCGTCTCTTAGCCGGAAACAAG GAGGTCGCGGAACCTGCAGCGGAAGCTCTTGTTAATCTTTCACAAAATTCTGGTCTAGTGGCGAAGATGGTTGACATGGGAATGATTAACGTTGCTATGGACGTTTTGTATAAGCCAGGGTCTAGCATTAGCCCGTTGCTGGTTATGCTTTTAGTTAATCTCACGCAGTTGGATGTCGGTGTTACTTCTTTACTGCAG ACTGGAGACGAGAAGATGCAAGGGCTCTATGTTATGAAGCTTGTGAGATCATTTTGTAGATCTTCGGATGAAGCTAGCG AAGATCCATTTGAGCATGTTGGTTCCATACTTGTAAACATCTCAAAGCAGGAAGCAGGAAGGAAGCTTTTGCTGGACCCTAAGCGAGGGCTTTTAAGGCAGATTATTAGACAGTTCGACTCTCCTAGTCCTTTGAGAAGGAAAGGG GTTTCTGGAACTATTCGCAACTGTTGTTTTGAGGCTGAGAGCCAGCTTCAGAATTTGCTTTTGATTTCAGAGTTTCTCTGGCCAGCTCTGCTTCTTCCAGTTGCTGGTAACAAG ATTTACAGTGAACAGGATAGatcaaaaatgccacttgaggTTGGGAGTGCTCTCTCAATTGAGCGTGAACCAGTTGATGATCCTGAAATTCGTGTTCAAGCACTGGAGGCCATATACTTGATCACATTACAG GAGGCAGGTCTAAGAGCCTTCTGGTCCGTCAATGGACCGAGAATAATACAAGTAGGCTACGAAGACGAGGAAGATCTTAAAGTAATGGGAGCATATGAGCAACTTGGCGCCTTG TTGATTAACAGCAGCGGGACAGAGGAACCAACAACCGAGACATCTAATTAG